Genomic DNA from Enoplosus armatus isolate fEnoArm2 chromosome 7, fEnoArm2.hap1, whole genome shotgun sequence:
TCGATTAGGTCAAGCGGTGAATTGATTTTTCTTGATGAAGTTTAGCCAAATCAATCGTCtttgtcagagagaaaatgggGGTAGTTTGGTGGATAAACTCCAAAAAGTTCTTCGCCTTGCAaatgttggtgttggtgttggagCATCTTCCCCCCACGTGGTGACCAACGCGCTTCTGTGATTGGGTTTGTGAATGAGCTGAGGGGTGTGATTGGTTATCAGAGCACGTAAGACCGACTCCACTTCCCTCTTCTGCTCTTCTGCAACTTACAACTTTCAAAAAGTGGCGTTCAgtccattttgtgttttgtctttcaggacTGCAGGTTGTTAAAGAACACCAACATGGCCTCCACACCAGGTACAGTACAACAATACATAACATACATGTGCAGCGTGTCATTTTGGGggatttcattttgtgtgtgtgtgcgtttttaatttttttcgGGGTTTTTTTTAGAGTTGAAGATCGGTCAGAAGCTAAACGAGGGAAAGACGAAGCAGATTTATGAGCTCGCGGACCAGCCCGGACTGGTTCTGGTCCAGTCCAAAGACCAGATCACCGCTGGGAATGCGGTGAGGAAAGACCAGATGGAGGGCAAGGCTGCCATCGCCAACAAAACGACGAGCTGCGTGTTCAAGCTTCTCCAGGAGTCTGGTGAGGAGCCTGTGAGGTTGTTATAGTCAGTGTGCACTCTGCCAGGTGATGTGTGTCACACTCAGCCTCAGGCAACTTTCCAACATGATGGAAAACTGTCTTTTGTTTGTGGATTAAAACCAGAGCGGTGTAATTACTGTAGAATGAAGGCGTTTTTATGAGCACTCCCTCGCACACAACTTTATCCCtctagtttttgtttgtttgtaggcTTTTGTGAGTGAGATAAGAGGTCAGTGAGGTTATTATATTCAGACAGAAAGACCACCTTTggtctatttattttatttgttagcTGTTGGGAAACTAGACCTTTTTACCAGTTGCAGcgtttttaaaatatgtttgtagTTGCACCCCTAGTTCCCAGCCGTAGTTagttattaacattatttattgataATTTGTCCATTCAAATTCAGGAAatggtaaaaagaaaatgccacgCACAATTCTTTAAAGCCTACATtaacatattcaaattgcttgttttgtctaaatgAATATCATTGAAGTCAAAGATAATAAGCAAatactcactttttttttttaactgggaCCAGAGGTTTTGTTGGTAACAATTGACTAATTCTCAGCTCTACTGAGAACACATGATAATGTTGAGTCTTTATGACAAAACGATTTAAAATTTAGTCatatcactttttttgtttgtttgtttctagaTCTTTTTTTTCAAGTGCACATGATCTCTTCAACTCTTTTGACCTGACCCAATGCATACATGCATGCCCAGAACTAGTCCAGTGATATCGACGTGTGTAGGTGCATGCATGTTCGACATTAGGTCCAAAAAAAAGATTACCAACATGACTCTCCACCATGCTTTCATTTAAAAGTAATTGGGTAACTGTAACCCACACGCCACTCATGAGTGTGGCAAGCTGTGGTAATGGCTGCCTTGTGACTTAAAACTTTGACGCATATAATTCACATTGTGGCCAACCTCACCCCCCTCACAGTAATGGTGTGTTTCAACATCTATCTGTAATCCACTGACGTATAAAACTATAATAATGAGCTTCAGATGTTACTCTACTTTGACATAATCAAGAGGTTTTGgagcactggggggggggggggggggtgttatcattttttttaacatctacCCTTTCTTCCAGGCATTAAGACTGCCTTTGTGAAGCAGCACTCGGACACAGCGTTCATCGCAGCCCATTGTGACATGATTCCCATTGAGTGGGTGTGTCGGAGAGTGGCGACTGGCTCATTCCTCAAGAGGAATCCAGGCGTCAAAGAAGGCTACCGCTTCACCCCTCTGAAGATGGAGATGTTCTTTAAAGTGAGTCTGAGACGTCATCCTCGGCCGCCTCCAATGTGttctcagtcttttttttttttaagtgctgCAACTTGACTCAAAGTGGTCAAATCACATCCATCTTTATGTAATCTGTGGCTTTCTGATGTAGGATGATGCCAACAATGATCCTCAGTGGtcagaggagcagctgctggagtCCAAATTCTCTCTGGCTGGGCTCACCATCGGCCAGTGCGAGGTGGACATCATGAATCGCAGCACCGTGGCCATCTTTGAGATTCTGGAAAAGGCCTGGGCCACTCAGAACTGCACGCTGGTGGATATGAAGGTATGCGGTGCAgcgctgccctctgctggtaaATCTGGCACCCTAGTGTGACCGCCTCTCCGACTGCTTCACAATTTAGGAGGGTGATCTTTCTTTGCTTATAGATCGAGTTTGGCGTGAACGTGAAGACTCAAGAGATCGTCCTTGCTGATGTGATCGACAACGATTCATGGAGGCTGTGGCCAGCTGGAGATCGAAGCCAGCAGAAGGATAAGCAGGTCAGGACTTCTCTTTTGGTCTCGCTATTtcattttgatgctttttttaagAATCAAGATGAAAGAAATAACTTGTTTGCCCCTCTTTTCTAGGTGTACCGAGACCTTAAAGAAGTTACCCCTGAGGCAATgcagatggtgaagaggaactTTGAGTGGGTCTCTGAAAGGGTCAAGGTACACTGAACTTATTTTCCCAATCTACTCTTTGTCAGGACGGGCTTTTAATCAACATGTTATAACggacacacacagttcattATAAACTAGTTATCTGGGCTTTGTTGCTCTCCagttttatcattttcaaatcTTAAACTCTTAAAAGAGCTGGATGCAGGAATAGTTTTTACATTCAAGATTGTTTCAACAAACATACATTAAAGTgactctttgttgttttgaaagaataaatggaacatttttttctcttaaaaatgaaaagtcgAATTCATGAACAATTAAACATACTCTCTCAATTCATTACACTCAGTAGTTTTACTGCTACAGCCTTATTTGGTCTGGAAGGACCAGTAGTTTACAGAAGCTTATGTTAGCAAAGTTTTGCTCGATGTTGCTATGTAACGGACATTAGAGAGTCAGTTCgcggttagggttaggttttaGCATTTATCATTGTCACATGTAGCCACAGGGGCCACTGGTCAGCTAAAGTTACATAGGCTCGCTTTAAGTGGACATGCAAACTGGGACTGGGACGCGGAGCCTGATGAGTGCCGTGTTGTGTCTctagctgctgctggaggccaAGGCCAGCGGCAGGGTGGTGGTTTTGATGGGCTCCATCTCGGACATGGCTCACTGTGAAAAAATCAGGAAGGCCTGTACCTCATACGGGATCCCCTGCATCCTGAGGGTCACCTCGGC
This window encodes:
- the LOC139287518 gene encoding multifunctional protein ADE2-like codes for the protein MASPNPSPPRQDCRLLKNTNMASTPELKIGQKLNEGKTKQIYELADQPGLVLVQSKDQITAGNAVRKDQMEGKAAIANKTTSCVFKLLQESGIKTAFVKQHSDTAFIAAHCDMIPIEWVCRRVATGSFLKRNPGVKEGYRFTPLKMEMFFKDDANNDPQWSEEQLLESKFSLAGLTIGQCEVDIMNRSTVAIFEILEKAWATQNCTLVDMKIEFGVNVKTQEIVLADVIDNDSWRLWPAGDRSQQKDKQVYRDLKEVTPEAMQMVKRNFEWVSERVKLLLEAKASGRVVVLMGSISDMAHCEKIRKACTSYGIPCILRVTSAHKGPDETLRIKAEYEGDGVPTVFVAVAGRSNGLGPVMSGNTAYPVINCPPLTPDWGAQDVWSSLRMPSGLGCSTILSPEAAAQFAAQIFGLTDHLVWCKLRASMLNTWVSLKLADKKLQACSL